From the genome of Lotus japonicus ecotype B-129 chromosome 6, LjGifu_v1.2, one region includes:
- the LOC130723629 gene encoding cytochrome c — protein sequence MASFDEAPPGDTKAGEKIFKIKCAQCHTVDQGAGHKQGPNLNGLFGRQSGTTPGYSYSAANKNMAVIWEEKTLYDYLLNPKKYIPGTKMVFPGLKKPQDRADLIAYLKQSTAQ from the coding sequence ATGGCGTCATTCGATGAGGCACCACCCGGAGACACCAAGGCTGGTGAGAAGATCTTCAAGATCAAGTGCGCGCAGTGCCACACCGTCGACCAAGGTGCCGGTCACAAACAAGGACCCAATCTGAATGGTTTGTTTGGAAGGCAATCTGGCACAACTCCTGGATATTCCTATTCTGCAGCTAACAAGAACATGGCTGTGATTTGGGAGGAGAAGACCTTGTATGATTACTTGCTTAACCCCAAAAAGTACATTCCAGGGACGAAGATGGTGTTTCCTGGTCTCAAGAAGCCACAGGATCGTGCTGATCTGATTGCATATCTGAAACAATCCACTGCACAATGA